TAAGTATCCCGATAATTTATTGTATGAATCAGCCGGTTCGCctttcaaaaaattcattgccttttctttagCCTGTCACGCCAATATGTAGCTAACATCTACACCTAAATCTGATTTCACATAATCAATTATATCCTTCGGGGTGTATTCCCTCTTATGATTAGTAAGCTTGGACCTGATTAGTAAGCTTGGACCTAATCATACCACCGATAAGGCTGCTACTTGCCTGGTGTTGTTTATACACCTTGTCCTTCAACGGACATGTATGCTTATCATTGAACTCTCTCATTTTGAATAGTTGTGATTCGTTAATGCTAGAAGCCTAAAACCTCCATTCACAATCTTCTGACATACATAATAATATATAGCTGTAAATAATTTATCATTATACATATGATCAGTATTAATGCATACCATAAATACACTCACATACAATTTAATACATTATTATATCTATGTACATAAATtactatacaaaataaatatatacaacTGTATAGATTTAAATACGTCTGAATATGCCTATAGTTATATGTATAGATTTAAATACGTCTAATACATCTAAAAAACAGTGAGAGACACTGTGATAAGTATTTATCAGTAACATACAGAAGAATACATGCATTTGAAATACATAAAAAATTCATAAGCACAACAGTGAAGTTCATGTAAAAATTCccaaatacatctaaatacatcTTAATACCATTTACAAATACTACCATGAAtacaatatacaaaaaaaatgaataattaagaaCACTCAAACCTAATAGCATTAGACCGATCAACCCAAAATTGAAATATTTGAGATATAGCATAATGTTTCATCACCTCTTTTAATGCAACCTTATCCTTATATACTTCTCCAGCCATAACCTCCCTTTGATTAGTTTTTGAAATTATCAAATCCGTGTCCAGTTCGAACACCCCAATTGATTCGCCTGAATTGACAACATTAAGAATAAGTGTATTATATGTATCAAAATTATACCTTTGAACTGCTTCGTCTATTTGCACAATGTCGCCTTGAATTAAACTACCTCCAGCTACAACTTCTTTGTCAATTGTTGTTATGCACAAAGGATACATCCCgaattctctgttctcttttttcaACTCTACATACACCCTTTAACCTATGTCATTGTGTATTTCCATTTGCGTGCAATTTCCTTCTACTTTGTATTGAATTTTAATGGACTTTGAGCTCAAATCTATGTCTAGTTGATTAGGAATTGAAGCAACGAAATGATTATACGACGCATACTCCTTTATCAGTATTCCATCAATCGAATAATCAACGTAGTTACTCTCATTGTTTCACTTGCCAGAATGACACAATAACACAGTTAAACTTGCTATATGTAAAATTGAATTAAAGCATATTTCTGTATACAATTATATCAATCTCGATTTCTAGTGGTTGAAAACAGAACTTCCACGAACTGGAACAACAGAAAAAGTGAGAATTGAAAATCCAGAGATTGCtctttttttgctattttttggatgaaaaatctTTCTGGAAGCGTGAAATACAGATTATCGGTGATATAATTGTGttagttgagttatattaggagacTATTTGGTTAATTGATTCTCTTTCCGTTTTTAAAACAGTTGAAAGGTTCCTTTTTTTTACGCAACTTACATTACGATATTCACGAATACAgctcgtgaatacagtcgaatacaacaactgattagctggactttccCTAAATCACGCCTaattttgctactgtattcataaatacaatagcttaaatacatcaaatacactttataacaacagaaaacgtgGCTACAAATAATAATACAgtaaatggtatctatagatagtTAATAACTACTAAAcaatagtgctttatgaaaatttctcttaatAATTCATGCATTAAAATTCTCTCATAACTAGTGTGCCAAACACCCTTAAGAGTCTTTTATGTTTTTCCTTCATGAAAAGTACCTCCTCAACAAAGCTAAGAACACACATGCGAGCGTTCGCACACACGAAGGGATCTTTACTAGCCGGTCGTACTTTAtaggtatatataaattatatattggtTATAtacgattatatatatatatatatatatatattacatctgtacatatatatttatttacTGATTGTTTTTTGTTTAAGCGATTTGAGTGAACGATTATTTAGGTTCATTTTAAAAGAAGGGAAAAGCCAAAATGTGCTACGTTGGGCCAGACCAGACAGCAGGCCTTAACTTCATTCTCAAACGGGCCTAACCAACTCAAGAGAGACCATTGGACCAAGGCCCAGTAAGCTTAAGCGCTTTTGCAAATACAAGCTGCATATAAAACCCTAGCTCCTCCTATTCCTCTCATTCTTAGGGTTTTGGAGGCATAAAGAGAAAGGCGAGCAGCTGAGCAAGGCCGTCACCAATGTCGAAGAGAGGTAAATCGCACATTCATTTCTCAATTACAACTATCCTCTACTCTTAATTTCGTTCGATTTAATTTACGTTTCAATCCTTAGCTTATTCAATCTAATTTATATATTCTTTATCTGTAAATGTACCTTTGTTAAGGTCGCGGAGGTTCCGCGGGGAACAAATTCAGGATGTCACTGGGTTTGCCGGTGGCAGCTACCATTAACTGCGCCGATAACACTGGTGCAAAGAACCTTTACATCATTTCTGTGAAAGGTATCAAAGGAAGGCTTAACAGGTTGCCATCAGCTTGTGTGGGTGACATGGTCATGGCCACAGTGAAGAAGGGTAAGCCTGATCTCAGGAAAAAGGTTATGCCAGCTGTCGTTGTTCGTCAGCGCAAGCCATGGCGCCGAAAGGATGGTGTCTTCATGTACTTCGAaggtatatattttataatagtTAATCGTTTTTGTTGTCTGTAATTTAGAAATATAGTATATATTTTGCATCAATTATGGGGTGTCAGGTGAAAAAGAATCTAACTTTTTAGTCGTTGGCTTGTAGATTACACATCACACCATGAACTATTTACTTAGTAAAAAGAATTTACTCCATTGAGATACGAGCTACCACCATTCTAAACCTGATTGTTGTTTTGAAAAGTTCAGATCAATTTACAGTGAACTTCATTTTCTTCTGTAATATTGTCTTTAACCTTTTTTTTAAattgttgggttttattatttgaaagaattcaaATTCTGGCTTTGGATTTTAAAATAGGGGAGAGTTTCTGAATAATAGCTCTGAAATACTTACAGGTTTTCTGTGGGGTGCCCTACAAATCTAAAGCCTTAAACAACAAATGAAAAATGACATCATAGTACGGGTTTGTTGCAGTTCTAAGTTGGGTGTTTTTACTTCTGAAAAGTGATATTTGGTCCTCTCTTTTGAGCCATTTTTTGCTTTCTAGAAGCTTACCCACTTTGACTCTTTCGTTCTCAAATTCGCCTCCAAATGCCATTACATCTTTGTGCTCACTTTCTCTTTTACttatgacttatgtaaaaaataaaaatttattcaaTATATTACAGCATGGACTTTATGATGTGAAATTATTAGGAAGTATGCTAGTCTCCTGGTAGTTTCATTTTTTATGTTAGTGGAGAGTTTTCTATTCTGAGAATCATGTCTTAGATAATTTCGCAGTGTTAATAGGGTATAAAAAGCCCCCAGGGCCTAGCTCAAGTGGCAAAGGGTGGTGGAATTGTGTCATAGGTTCAAGCCCCCACACCATGCAAAGCAAAGCTTGGTATTttagtggagaagggtagaggggcggaCCCATTATCCACTGAGTTTCGAAGACTGCGGTTGGTCCAAAGGATCGGCACCAGACGGATTTCTCGGTGAGATAAGTTTATGACAAGGGCGGCAATAGGCTAGGAGGTTAGTTTTTAGGCCAAATAAATTAGTATTAAAAATGGGAATATCTTAAGTCTAATGTTGGTTTTTAAGCAAATAATCTAGATCAAGAGTTGCTATACTTGTGGGGAAAAATAACTTCTCCTTGTAAGTGAGGAAATCACTTATTCTTTTTTGGTGAAAATATATTCGTTAAGAGAATTTACAATTTAAGGTAACAAGTAAAATTGTTTTCCAAATAAACATTTTCTGTACCAACTACCAAACATATCTTGGGTATGATTATGAACCTTTTATGCAATTAACTTTTTTGCTGCAAAAGTTAGGGGTAAAGTGAGGAGTGCTATCTCTTTTGTTGTCTTTGTGTGTTAGTGTGTGTTGGGTACTTGAGTTGCATGTAATTGTTGatgaaactgttgtatttgagTTCTTTTGAGCAGCTGCTGCAATTGTTTACAGCCTATATTAAAACTTGCCTTCTGATGCTTTGCTTTCTCCTAATACAGATAATGCTGGTGTAATTGTGAATCCCAAAGGCGAAATGAAAGGTAACTTAATATATTTACTTGCACTGCTTTTTTCTAGACCAAATTACACTGAATTAACTGTTTTTGGTAATTCACTAGCATTAGTTCAATGCCTGAAATCGTTCTATGTAAACGTGCATGAGCCATTTGTCTGCATGGCCGTAAGTTCTTTGGCAATCTTTTCATAATTTGCTAGTTTATGGGATTGTGATTAGCTGTAGCCTGTAGGGACAAGTTGTGATATGGCTAATATCTTGTAAAGCCAGATTTTGTGAGCTGTCTGTGTTATGCATATTATGTTTTCTGTTTTTTTCTTGTAGGATCTGCAATTACAGGGCCAATCGGGAAAGAGTGTGCTGATCTGTGGCCTAGGATTGCAAGTGCTGCTAATGCTATCGTGTAGGAGAGCCTTTGAATAGTTTGAGATTCTCGTTTTGATGGTTGATTTAAGTTTTTGGATATCAGATTGCTGTCTTTTTAAGAGTTACAGAGTATTAGTTTTGCTGGCTGTGAGAATTTTGCATCAAGAATACAGAACTAGTATCTGTTTCTACTGTTTGTTATTTACTTATTCAGGTGAATGCTTTGATCATCTCTTTATCTTAAGTTTGTTACTTGGACGAAAACAAGTTTTGCACTTTATGCCTTCCCTTAACTACTCTTGAATTAGATCACCTGAATACCTAAAATTCCATCTTTAGGATGATTTTGAGATCTCTCAGTGATTGCTCTTCCCTCCTTTAAAATGATTAGGGAATTTGAGTTTTGTAGAGTGAATATTTGTCATGGTTCATTTCGAATACACTTAGATGAATTTTAGATATTGTAGGAGTGTGTTAATAGctctttccttattttccttatcaaaaaaataactctttccttattttgaactAGGGAAGTGGTAAAAACCATACTAATCTATAATTGGTTTATATAAAAGTGGAAAAAGTTTCAACAATATGAATAAAAAATTAACTACAAATATTGATAAAATCGCAATATAAATTTTTAGTAGAGTTAGAGCTTTGATAAGCtacatttttaatcaaatttttaagaaaatatttatattttgtgAGTGGGAAGGTTAATAGAGAAAAAATCGGAAATAAGTTTTTACTTCTCTttgccttttgtttttatttttgtttcagcTGATCTTCTTTTACTTGCTCTTTTCATTTCTTATAAGCATTAAGTGCTGAAAAACACGTTTAAGTGCTGCagctgatttaaaaaataagtagTTACGCGTTTgaataaaagtgctgaaattaataataagcagctgaagaaatgggtatacgaagagttttattttaaaaagaagtattttagtgatataataatacatattttcgtcaaacctaaagtgcttataagctaaaatttgataagttggggaGATATGACTTTTgacttatttttggcttataagcacttttaattttaccaaacgcatagataagccaaaaaatatttataagcCAGTTTAACCAGCTTagaagcttagccaaacaccctcttagtGACTTTCATTTCTCAATCAATCTAAAAGGCCTCTATTATCGACTGCCGCTCTATCCTctatttttttgatatttttattttctttttctccctcTGTTACTTCCTTTAttaattttttctctttctccCTAGTCCCTTCTCCTATGGTTActccaaaaaataaaaacttttctctctttttaatgcttataaatttttattgtttcctcTTCATTTCCttcaaaatatataataaaattttcttttaactATCCAGAAGAGAGTGTTCAAGTGGAGAATAGTCTAAAAAAGAGAAAACCTTATTGTTGCATAGTAATTTACATATATAATCAGGCAAAAATATTTAAGATAAAAAAAGTTATTTTACATAATTAGTTCCGAAAGAAGGATGAACAATAATTTCATGGGAATTTTAAGAGTAATAGATTAGCTTTGATTTCCTGGGAGCAATGCCATTTGACAACCATGAAATAAAGTTTTCATAGTTTTGTTTATATTTGACGAAAAATTCTTGAGAAATTATAATAGCCGCAAAGCCTTTGTGGGATAAAAAGACCTAGAAATTAaagttaaaaaagaagaagaaagcatATGAAAACCAATAGAAAAAAATAGAGTCTAAAAACTCAACCAAAGAGATAAAAAGGAAGGAAATAATTATTTAACTCCTATACTATAACTCTTTGTTATCCTCATCTACTACACATTTTTATTGTACTCACGACTTTACATTCCCTTCTCTATTACGATTTCAATAATACATAGACAATAGAAAGGGAGGAAAAATGAACCAAGTATTGagataaaaaaacaaaataaaaaaataactatttagttttagagaagtgtcaaacttatgaacttgaCTCCCGTGATAGCATAATGTCAAGTTCTGCACGCTTGTTCTTATTCGTTCCAGCTtgtttttaaaaaaggaaaaagcaaataGATATGAAGGTTTTTTTGTAACTCTTGAGACATAATGAGATGTAATAAATAGGATAATTAATATTGAATTATAaaagaaattgaatgaaaatGATTTAAGGACTCTTTGTGCCATATCCGTTCCAGTAAAATGATGATAATGGTCTTAAAGGTTTATAATATTAATTAGGTACTAAAGAGAGTGGTAAACATTGAGTAATTGCAAAAGATTAACATACAAAATTAAGTGTACTATTAATTTTAAAGAGTTCATTGAAAGGAATGAGGATTTTTTACCCAAAAAACCCAAAAAcatgagaaaaaagataaatgacAATCCTAATCTTAGAGAGGTGCCACGTCATCTTTTTTATcccaactttatatatatatatatatatatatatatatatatatatatatatatatatatatatagattttcttgtagtatatctCATAgaatcggaaacagcctctttacCTTTATAAGGTAGGAATAAATTCTGCGTACAATTATTTTCCCTAGGCCCCATTTATGGGATTACATTGAGTTTTTGTTGTTGCTGTACACGTTTGCTCCTGTTTGTTTTTATAACAAGCTTCATACGCATCTGCATTGTTAGTTTTAATTTGTCACATGAATTTGGTAATGTACCTTATATCAGTATTAAGATTATTTTTGTGAGTGAACAAAATTAATATTCTGTTTTaatttttgtcgttttttttttCGGGACCAATATTTGATACCAGAGAACTGCCAAATATCATGTCATGCGACTttcacaattttcctttgtgacGCTCATTGAACATTCGGATAAATCTTTAACAAATGTTTCTGTTTACTAATTTTCTGTTACTCCAATATTTCTTTTTTACTGTTACTACGATTCAATTGACACGTCAAATTTGCGTTTTAAACTTTGTGACAGCTTCAAACAGGGGCGGATCTACATGGGGTGGTACGCCACCCGCACGCTGcgacagaaattctaaataaatATGTTGATTTCTGTGTGGGTGCCATGGTTCGGCGTTGGTGCTGAagttgttgaagtttggcaaaatgccaaagtcccacattggttgggagttaagtttggggggggggatttttcccctataaaagaaggcctaatgtttaggatttaaacacacctctcatttgccttctcatctgtttaatgcatttgtatcttctctctttagtattatttcacttgtatttttggagtggaataaaatattggttgtgtccgaggagtaggcaaaattagccgaacctcgtaaattctggtgtttcctttattgttgttttattgtcttatttattatttggtggctgtcataatttttggtatagtagttgtgacttattcacactatatacatttggcttccgcaacaattggtatcagagccaaggtactgtctaagtatgctctgtggttgcagcatagtctgatcttccacatcagaaaagatttatcttggtaactgagtcaaggttctgtctgagtatgctctgtggttgcagcttagtctgatcttccacaccagaaaggaaataatcttgatttgtgtcgtcagctattaaataatatttgtgtcaaagatgggagacaataaacaagaagaatctacatcaagtgtcaacaatacgtcatcattggcatcttcgcttatgacaagaattgtgtcaaatgcgaaatttgcggtagaaatatttgacgggtccggacattttgggatgtggcaaggcgaggttctagatgtccttttttaacaagggctagatctggccattgaagaaaagaaaccagatgttattggagaagaagattggagaattatcaaccgtgttgcttgcggtaccattcgatcctaccttgctagagagcagaaatatccatacacaaaggaaacttctgcaagtaaattatggaaagcactggaggataaatttttgaagaaaaatagtcaaaataaattgtacatgaagaagagactgtttcacttcacttatgttcctggtaccacgatgaataaacatatcaccagtttcaataagttggtcacagatttgcaaaatatggatacaacttatgatgatggtgacttggccttaatgttgttggcgtcacttcctgatgagtacgagcaccttgaaactactctactctatggaaatgacgaaatttctctcagagaaatttgttcggctttgtacagctatgaacaaagaaagcgagaaaaacagaagggcggagaaggagaagcactatttgtgaggggtcgtcctcaaagtcaaatgaggacaaagaagggaagatccaagtcaagatccagacccagcaaagatgaatgtgccttttgtcgagaaaaggggcactggaagaaagactgtccgaagttgaagaataaggccaaacataacaatggaaaggccattatggattcaaatgtagctgattgtgatgattcagacttctcattagttacaacagagtcattaacatcatcagacatatggttgatggactcggcttgtagccatcatatgtgtcccaacagggactggtttgtggaatttcaagaaggagaatatggagtcatccacacagcggataacagtcctcttacctcatatgacattggttcaatacgattaaggaaccatgatggaatgatcagaacattaacagatgttcgatatgtaccagacttgaagaagaatctcatctctgtgggagccctagaatcaaaagggttcaaaatcattgcagaaaatggagtgatgagagtatgctccggtgcactagtggtaatgaaggctaatcggaagaataataatatgtaccgctatcgtggcagtacagttattgggacagcgacagtgacatccagtgatgacaaagaagcagaagcaaccaagctatggcacatgcacttgggacatgctgggggaaaatccttgaaaactttatcagatcaaggattgttaaaaggagtaaaggtttgcaacttggagttttgtgagcattgtgttaaagggaaacagacaagggttaaatttggtacagcgatccataatactaaaggcattttggattatgtacactcagatgtttggggtccttccaaaacaccttcattgggtgggaagcactattttgtaacctttgttgatgatttttcccgaagagtatgggtgtatacaatgaagagcaaagatgaagtgttgggaatttttctcaaatggaagacgatggtggagaatcaaacaggcaagaggatcaagtgtattcgcacagacaatggaggtgaatacaaaaatgatcatttcaataaggtctgtgaaaatgatggcatcgtccgacacttcactgttagacatacaccacaacaaaatggagtggcagaacgtatgaaccggaccttgctggagaaggtacggtgtatgttgtccaatgctggcttgggcaaagaattttgggctgaggcaattacatatgcatgccacctcattaatcgtctaccatctgatgctattgatggcaagacaccatttgaaaaatggtatggaaaacctgctgtagattataactctttgcacgtgtttggctcaactgcatattatcatgtgacagagtcaaaattggatccaagggcaaagaaggctatttttatgggaattacttctggagtcaaagtatatcgcttatggtgtcctatgacaaagaaagtaatattcagcagggatgttacctttgatgaatctgctatggtaaataaggtaacagaagataccaaacaaaataaaggtgcttctaagcaggtggagtttgagggaaaatttatttttcctacacaagaagcagaggaggaaacaaatgaagattaccctctggaaggagagccagtagaggagattccaacttaggaacctcaacaacaacttgaatcaatagcaaccagcaggccaaaaagaacaataacgaaacctgttcgtctcatagagacagttgcttgtgcaacctcaattgtagctgatgatgttcctaccacttataaagatgctgtccaaagttcagaagaagataagtggaggattgccatgaatgatgaaatacagtcccttcatcagaatcatacatggagattggccaatctcccgaagggaaagaaagcaattgggtgcaaatgggtatttgaaaagaaggaaggatttcctaatcaagtagatgttcgctacaaagcaagattagtggccaaaggatatgctcaaaaggagggaattgattacaatgaagtattttctccagttgtaaaacattcctccattagaattatgttggctttggtagcacaattggatttggaactagttcagatggatgtagaaacttggaggaggaaatctacatgactcagccagaaggattcaaagttgctggaaaagaaaatatggtgtgcaaacttgaaaaatcgttgtacggattgaaacaatcttctagacaatggtacaagcgatttgacgagtttatgttgcggcaagggtacaagagaagcaaatacgatcattgtgtgtatttgcacaagcttaaagatggttcctttgtatatcttctcctatatgttgatgatatgttgatatctttcaagaattcggaagaaattgataagttgaagattcaactgaagaaggagttcgagatgaaggatttgggtgaggcaaagaaaattcttggcatggagataattagagatagacgttcaaagaaactctgtttatctcaaaaggaatatttgaagagagtacttcaacgttttggcatagatgacaagactaagccagttagtactccacttgcttcccattttaagctaagtactattatgtcgccaatggatgaagctgaacgagagtatatgtcaaaggtaccatacgcaaatgctgttggtagcttgatgtatgcaatggtttgcacaaggcctgacatttcacaagctgttggagttattagcagatatatgcacaatccagggaaggagcattgacaagctgtgaagtggattctacggtatattcataatactgtagacgtcgggttagtttttgagcaggaagacaatcagtttgtagttggatattgtgactcagattttgcgggtgatatggacaaacgaagatcaactactggttatgtgtttacttttgcaaaagcaccagttagttggaagtctactttgcagtcaacagttgctttgtctacaacagaggcagagtacatggctattacagaggctgtgaaggaggcaatttggcttcaaggattgctaaaggagcttggtgttgaaaaaaaaggtatcacaattttttgtgatagtcaaagtgctattcaattagcgaagaaccaagtttatcatgcaaggacgaagcatattgatgttcggtatcatttcgtacgagaaatcatagaagaaggaggagtcacagtgaagaaaattcatactacggagaatcctgctgatatgctaactaaggtggtgactgcgatcaagtttcaacattgtttggatttgatcaacattgttgaacactgaagattgaagatgaagacacaaccaaaatttgttattgagagagaattgaaaatgtggaattttgccaaggtggagatttgttgaagtttggcaaaatgccaaagtcccacattggttgggagttaagtttgggggggatttttcccctataaaagaaggcctaatgtttaggatttaaacacacctctcatttgccttctcatctgtttaaggcatttgtatcttctctctttagtattatttcacttatatttttggagtgaaataaaatattggttgtgtccgaggagtaggcaaaattagccgaacctcgtaaattctggtgtttcctttattgttgttttattgtcttatttattatttggtggctgtcataatttttggtatagtagttgtgacttattcacactatatacatttggcttccgcaacagaaGTCTCTCATTAACCGTATGTATCTGGGTTCAATTCTTTGCAGCAGTCTCTTCCTCCTATTTCGTTTTACCCTTTTTTTCTTCTCGTTTGCTAGTAAATCTTCCatcctctttctttttttaaatttctttacaTTAGCCTATATTTTGTTTCCTACAATTATATTATTTCATAAGCAATTTCTTTTGATGcataattttaaaattctaagTAATATATAGTTTCTCTTTTTAGTGATACAATATTAGTAATTTATATATTGGAGTATAATTTGAACAGTATCATTTGttggtttttgaaaaaaaatcatgattaaaagaagttttaagttgattctcataaattgataattttaaaattttcgcTTTGAAAATAGTCGTGATATAACtcaataattaaattaaaaaaattaacccaataataataatcaattaataaaatcaaacaaaaatta
Above is a window of Nicotiana tabacum cultivar K326 chromosome 8, ASM71507v2, whole genome shotgun sequence DNA encoding:
- the LOC107761645 gene encoding large ribosomal subunit protein uL14, which encodes MSKRGRGGSAGNKFRMSLGLPVAATINCADNTGAKNLYIISVKGIKGRLNRLPSACVGDMVMATVKKGKPDLRKKVMPAVVVRQRKPWRRKDGVFMYFEDNAGVIVNPKGEMKGSAITGPIGKECADLWPRIASAANAIV